The following are from one region of the Nitrospirota bacterium genome:
- a CDS encoding MFS transporter, which produces MFCIMACLGFGRFALGMLLPSMAATLHLSYSQMGFISTANFLGYLASVLISGHIAVKAGPRIVIFFSLLLVGVSMALVSRAVSFYHVLVLYMLTGIGSGATNVPVMGLVSAWFKAKKRGRAAGFVVIGSGFAIILSGKLIPYINSVAGSEGWRTSWLILSGMVTVIAVISAIFLRNRPEDKGLMPVGSEPSSSAPITPKPFMNVYKEGMIYYLGVIYFLFGYTYVIYATFIVTTLVKERGFSEALAGNFWAWVGFLSLFSGPVFGTLSDKLGRKTGLIMVFTLQTLSYLLVASGLPGLFLYLSIFFFGIVAWSIPSIMAAAVGDYVGARNAPAAFGLVTFIFGFGQIAGPSVAGILAEKNGSFSSSFLMAATLAGGAILLTLFLRRPQEKAREGIVRT; this is translated from the coding sequence ATGTTCTGTATTATGGCCTGCCTCGGTTTTGGCCGGTTTGCCCTTGGGATGCTGCTGCCTTCCATGGCCGCAACGCTTCACCTTTCCTATTCCCAGATGGGTTTTATCAGCACCGCGAATTTTCTGGGATATCTGGCATCTGTTCTGATCAGCGGCCATATTGCGGTGAAGGCAGGACCACGCATAGTCATTTTTTTCTCCCTCCTGCTGGTTGGGGTATCAATGGCTCTCGTGAGCCGAGCTGTCTCTTTTTACCACGTATTGGTGCTCTATATGCTGACCGGCATCGGCAGTGGAGCTACGAATGTGCCTGTCATGGGGCTGGTATCCGCCTGGTTCAAGGCAAAGAAACGGGGCAGGGCAGCAGGCTTTGTGGTGATCGGCAGCGGTTTTGCCATCATCCTTTCGGGCAAGCTTATTCCCTATATAAATAGCGTAGCCGGAAGCGAAGGGTGGAGGACAAGCTGGCTTATCCTGAGCGGCATGGTGACGGTTATTGCGGTCATCAGCGCAATTTTTCTAAGGAACAGACCTGAAGACAAAGGCCTGATGCCGGTGGGGAGTGAGCCTTCCTCGTCTGCGCCGATAACGCCGAAACCGTTTATGAATGTTTACAAAGAAGGGATGATCTATTACCTTGGCGTCATCTATTTTCTCTTTGGCTATACCTATGTTATCTATGCGACGTTTATTGTCACAACCCTGGTTAAGGAACGGGGATTTTCAGAAGCCCTTGCCGGAAATTTTTGGGCATGGGTCGGCTTCCTGAGCCTTTTTTCCGGCCCGGTGTTCGGTACGCTTTCGGATAAACTTGGCAGGAAGACGGGACTGATTATGGTCTTTACACTCCAGACACTTTCCTATCTTCTTGTCGCCTCAGGTCTTCCGGGCCTGTTTCTTTATCTGTCGATCTTCTTTTTCGGGATTGTTGCGTGGTCCATACCTTCGATTATGGCTGCTGCGGTAGGCGACTATGTGGGAGCGCGCAATGCACCGGCTGCATTTGGCCTGGTGACCTTTATCTTCGGATTCGGACAGATAGCCGGACCTTCTGTGGCAGGAATTTTGGCTGAAAAAAACGGCAGCTTTTCCTCAAGTTTCCTGATGGCAGCAACGTTAGCGGGCGGAGCGATTTTGCTGACGCTGTTTCTGAGAAGACCGCAGGAGAAGGCGCGGGAAGGGATTGTCAGAACATAG
- a CDS encoding 30S ribosomal protein S21: MDIKVTGNDIEKALKVLKRQLQKEGLFREIKQRSFYEKPSEKDKRKRREAQKKRLKALKSRRPIKKTD, translated from the coding sequence TTGGATATAAAAGTCACAGGAAACGACATTGAAAAGGCGCTGAAGGTACTGAAACGCCAGCTGCAGAAAGAAGGGCTTTTCCGGGAGATCAAGCAGAGGAGTTTTTATGAAAAACCCTCGGAAAAAGACAAGCGGAAACGCAGAGAAGCACAAAAGAAGCGGCTTAAGGCACTAAAGAGCAGAAGACCGATCAAGAAGACCGATTAG
- a CDS encoding RNA-binding protein yields the protein MEKKLYVGNISFQATEDDLRELFAKSGDVESVKMITDQFTGKPKGFGFVEMATEEDAKNAIAALNGTTFMDRAMTVAEAKPQQPREKRSFGGGGGGRGGFGGGKGGFGGGKGFGRDRG from the coding sequence GTGGAAAAAAAGCTTTATGTCGGCAATATCTCATTTCAGGCAACAGAAGATGATCTGAGAGAACTCTTCGCAAAAAGCGGCGACGTAGAATCCGTGAAGATGATAACTGACCAGTTTACCGGCAAGCCCAAGGGATTTGGCTTCGTGGAGATGGCAACGGAAGAAGATGCGAAAAATGCAATTGCAGCTCTCAATGGGACAACCTTCATGGACAGGGCGATGACCGTGGCAGAGGCGAAGCCTCAGCAGCCAAGGGAAAAACGCAGCTTTGGTGGTGGCGGCGGTGGCAGAGGCGGATTTGGCGGCGGCAAGGGTGGATTTGGTGGCGGCAAAGGCTTCGGAAGAGATCGGGGATAA
- a CDS encoding 3-deoxy-7-phosphoheptulonate synthase: MSFQYVREMPSVKEIMQTMPLSAGLKKIKKQRDEDIKAVFEGTNDKLLVIIGPCSADNEEALCEYVARLAKLQDETKDKLIIIPRIYTNKPRTTGEGYKGMAHQPKPSEAPNMVKGLKAIRKMHIRALEESHLPSADEMLYPGNYPYLEDILSYVAVGARSVENQLHRLTISGLDIPSGMKNPTGGDLEVMLNSVQAAQLPHVFVYNGWEVKTPGNPLAHCIVRGAVDPYGTNIPNYHYEDLIRLAEIYKKRNLAHPSIIVDTNHANSNKKFHEQPRIAKEVMRSREHSKTLRIKVKGFMIESYLVEGTQKISENVYGKSITDPCLGWEDSERLLRDLASYL, translated from the coding sequence ATGAGCTTTCAGTATGTCCGTGAAATGCCGAGCGTGAAGGAGATCATGCAGACCATGCCGCTTTCGGCAGGCCTGAAGAAGATCAAGAAGCAGCGGGATGAAGATATCAAGGCTGTCTTTGAAGGCACCAATGACAAGCTCCTGGTGATCATAGGGCCCTGCTCTGCAGACAACGAAGAAGCCCTCTGCGAATATGTGGCGCGTCTGGCCAAACTCCAGGACGAGACGAAGGATAAACTGATCATCATCCCCCGCATTTATACCAACAAGCCGCGCACGACCGGCGAAGGGTACAAGGGAATGGCGCATCAGCCAAAGCCTTCTGAAGCACCGAATATGGTGAAGGGCCTGAAGGCCATCCGCAAGATGCATATCCGTGCCCTCGAAGAGTCACACCTGCCTTCAGCAGACGAGATGCTCTATCCCGGCAATTATCCTTATCTTGAAGATATTCTGAGCTATGTGGCGGTCGGAGCCCGGTCAGTAGAAAATCAGCTCCACCGGCTTACGATCAGCGGACTTGATATCCCTTCCGGCATGAAGAACCCCACCGGCGGGGACCTTGAGGTTATGCTCAACTCTGTGCAGGCAGCACAGCTGCCCCATGTTTTTGTGTATAACGGATGGGAAGTGAAGACCCCCGGAAACCCTCTGGCCCACTGCATTGTCCGCGGGGCTGTTGACCCTTACGGCACGAACATCCCGAACTACCATTACGAAGACCTTATCCGGCTGGCTGAAATATATAAAAAGCGTAATCTTGCCCATCCATCCATTATTGTGGATACCAATCATGCAAATTCGAACAAGAAGTTCCATGAGCAGCCGAGGATAGCGAAAGAAGTCATGAGGAGCCGCGAACATTCAAAGACGCTCAGGATCAAGGTAAAAGGTTTCATGATCGAAAGCTATCTCGTTGAGGGGACCCAGAAGATCAGCGAGAATGTATATGGCAAATCGATCACTGACCCCTGCCTCGGATGGGAAGACTCGGAGCGTCTGCTCAGGGACCTGGCAAGCTACCTGTAA
- a CDS encoding ABC transporter substrate-binding protein, with amino-acid sequence MKTIRKILIAMLLAIAVPCWAQPPPRIAWVWPGTPEGTAVVLAAFKAGMRENGMIEGRHYILDERYADGKYELFPALTEELLKRNPAILMVNTIASVRAAQQATRTVPIIFVNTNDPVGSGLVVSLSHPGGNTTGLSTQNEDASNKYIELLRELLPGVSRIAVLSNPDNLSCPKIFERFRVVAASFGITARAFDVTTPAGLDAVFKEIAQYRPHALLVLPDAMFYDQRVLISKFSTSQRIPAIAAQSGFVASGCLISFGPNRPDVFRRSAIYVKKILGGAKPADLPVEQPTKFEIVVNSKTAKALGITIPQSVLLRAAEVIQ; translated from the coding sequence ATGAAAACGATCAGGAAAATTCTTATTGCAATGCTTCTGGCGATCGCTGTTCCCTGTTGGGCGCAGCCGCCGCCCCGTATTGCCTGGGTTTGGCCGGGAACCCCGGAAGGGACTGCAGTTGTCTTGGCTGCATTCAAGGCCGGTATGCGCGAAAACGGCATGATTGAGGGCAGACATTATATCCTCGACGAGCGCTATGCAGATGGAAAGTATGAACTCTTCCCGGCGCTCACCGAAGAGCTTCTGAAGCGAAATCCTGCAATACTCATGGTGAACACGATCGCATCGGTGCGTGCAGCTCAGCAGGCAACCAGGACAGTCCCTATCATATTTGTGAACACCAATGACCCGGTCGGCAGCGGACTGGTCGTAAGCCTATCACATCCGGGAGGTAATACAACCGGACTTTCGACCCAGAATGAGGATGCAAGCAACAAGTACATCGAACTGCTGAGAGAGTTACTCCCAGGTGTCTCACGTATTGCAGTCCTCAGCAACCCTGATAATCTGTCCTGTCCAAAAATATTTGAACGTTTCCGTGTTGTTGCTGCCTCCTTCGGAATTACTGCACGGGCGTTTGATGTGACAACGCCGGCCGGGCTTGATGCTGTATTCAAAGAGATAGCCCAGTACCGGCCCCACGCGTTATTGGTGCTCCCCGATGCAATGTTCTACGATCAGCGAGTCCTAATTTCCAAATTCTCAACGAGTCAGAGGATTCCGGCAATTGCTGCACAGTCGGGATTCGTAGCATCCGGATGCCTGATTTCATTTGGCCCAAATCGGCCGGATGTCTTTCGCCGTTCTGCAATCTACGTAAAGAAGATTCTCGGTGGGGCAAAGCCTGCTGACCTGCCAGTCGAGCAGCCAACCAAATTCGAGATAGTAGTGAACTCAAAAACCGCTAAGGCACTTGGAATCACCATCCCGCAATCCGTGCTTCTGCGGGCTGCCGAGGTGATCCAGTGA
- a CDS encoding ABC transporter substrate-binding protein produces MLLLIALPCWAQQPPRIAWLWTGSPEGEAHISAAFKDGMRENGMVEGRHYILDERYADGKYDRFPALTEELLKRNPDIIMANTIAAVRAAQQSTKTVPIIFVSTNDPVGSGLVASLAHPGGNTTGLSSQNEDAINKYLELLREVLPRASRIAVLSNPGNPSIPKMFERVRVVASSFGIATRAFDVTTPKGLDTVFSEIVHYRPNALLVLPDSMFSSQRDVISRFATSSRIPTITNNSQFVTSGCLISFGPNRPDIFRRSAIYVKKVLGGAKPADLPVEQPTKFEIAVNLKTAKTFGITIPRSVLLRADEVIQ; encoded by the coding sequence ATGCTCCTGCTGATTGCGCTTCCCTGTTGGGCGCAGCAGCCGCCCCGTATCGCCTGGCTATGGACGGGCAGCCCGGAAGGTGAGGCACATATCTCAGCCGCCTTCAAGGACGGCATGCGCGAAAACGGCATGGTTGAGGGCAGACACTATATCCTCGACGAGCGCTATGCAGACGGAAAGTATGACCGCTTCCCTGCGCTCACCGAGGAACTCCTGAAGCGCAACCCTGATATCATCATGGCGAACACGATTGCAGCGGTACGTGCGGCGCAGCAGTCGACCAAAACAGTTCCGATCATATTTGTAAGCACCAATGACCCGGTAGGCAGCGGTCTGGTCGCAAGCCTTGCGCATCCCGGTGGCAATACAACCGGACTTTCGAGTCAGAATGAGGACGCGATCAACAAGTACCTCGAACTTCTGCGTGAGGTGCTTCCCCGTGCGTCCCGTATTGCAGTCCTCAGCAACCCGGGTAATCCGTCAATCCCGAAAATGTTCGAGCGCGTCCGTGTTGTTGCCTCCTCCTTCGGAATTGCCACGCGGGCTTTCGATGTGACTACGCCCAAAGGTCTCGATACCGTGTTCAGTGAAATCGTACATTACCGGCCCAATGCGTTATTGGTGCTCCCCGATTCCATGTTCTCCTCTCAGCGAGACGTTATTTCCAGATTCGCTACAAGCAGCAGGATTCCCACCATCACCAATAATTCGCAATTCGTAACCTCCGGATGCCTGATCTCATTCGGCCCAAATCGCCCAGATATCTTTCGCCGTTCCGCGATCTATGTAAAGAAGGTCCTCGGAGGGGCCAAGCCTGCTGACCTTCCTGTCGAGCAACCAACCAAGTTCGAGATAGCAGTGAACTTAAAAACCGCCAAGACCTTTGGTATTACCATCCCGCGATCGGTGCTGCTGCGGGCGGACGAGGTGATTCAATGA
- a CDS encoding ABC transporter substrate-binding protein, which yields MTMIRIIFIAMLLVVAVPCLAQAPTRIAFLWPGSPEGSAVSLAAFREGMRENGMVEGKHYVLEERYANGKYEQLPALADELVKRNPTILMASVIAGVRAAQKATKTVPIIFVASNDPVGSGLVASLAHPGGNTTGFTSQNEDASNKNIELLREVLPRASRIAVLSNPKNPTNPKMFDRMRAAASTLGITARAFDAASPESLAAAFSAITQYRPNALLVLGEAMFYDQRDTISRLATSQKIPTIAVYSEFVTAGCLMSFGVNRPELYRRSAIYVKKILEGAKPADLPVEQPTKFELAVNLKTAKALGITIPQSLLLRADVLIQ from the coding sequence ATGACTATGATCAGAATAATATTTATTGCAATGCTTCTGGTGGTCGCGGTGCCATGTTTAGCGCAGGCCCCGACGCGTATCGCATTCCTCTGGCCGGGCAGCCCGGAAGGGAGTGCTGTTTCCCTGGCCGCCTTTCGCGAAGGCATGCGAGAGAACGGTATGGTGGAGGGCAAGCACTATGTCCTCGAAGAACGCTACGCCAACGGGAAATACGAACAGTTACCCGCCCTTGCAGATGAGCTGGTGAAGCGCAACCCAACGATACTCATGGCGAGCGTGATCGCAGGGGTGCGTGCGGCGCAGAAGGCGACCAAAACTGTCCCGATCATATTCGTGGCCTCCAATGATCCGGTGGGCAGCGGCCTGGTTGCGAGCCTCGCACACCCCGGGGGCAACACAACCGGGTTTACGAGTCAGAATGAGGACGCGAGCAACAAGAATATCGAACTCCTGCGCGAAGTGCTTCCCCGTGCGTCCCGTATTGCAGTCCTCAGTAACCCGAAAAATCCGACGAACCCAAAAATGTTCGATCGTATGCGTGCTGCGGCGTCTACCCTTGGCATTACTGCACGTGCGTTCGATGCTGCATCGCCCGAGAGTCTCGCTGCCGCTTTCAGCGCGATTACACAGTACCGGCCGAACGCTCTATTAGTTTTAGGCGAGGCGATGTTCTACGATCAGCGAGACACTATTTCCAGGCTCGCGACAAGTCAGAAGATCCCGACCATCGCCGTCTATTCGGAATTCGTAACCGCCGGATGCCTGATGTCTTTCGGCGTAAACCGCCCTGAATTGTATCGCCGTTCCGCGATCTATGTGAAGAAGATCCTCGAAGGGGCCAAGCCTGCTGACCTTCCCGTCGAGCAGCCAACCAAGTTCGAATTGGCAGTGAACTTAAAAACCGCCAAGGCCCTCGGCATTACCATTCCACAATCGTTACTGCTGCGGGCGGATGTGTTGATTCAATGA
- a CDS encoding sensor histidine kinase — translation MKLRGFFTKKTNAAPEFYRGRLFRKNFLLILLLVCGTLFVSGGTSAYFSYLEHQSTLGSLQHEKAHAAALRIEQFVFQIEQQLSFVALPQLGKGAAGIEQRRFEFLKLMRQVPAVSDISQLDTNGSELLKVSRLDMDAIGSSIDRSQDPAFLGAKPGIAWYGPVYFRKETEPYMTIAVRSRIGEGAVSIIEVNLKFIWDVVTNIQIGKKGKAYVVDSTGNLIADPDIGLVLGKTNLSRLDHVKSALAGQDASNVKVIKTHDRSGKKVFASYADIEPLGWKVFVEQPVTEVYDTLYAAIWRTGFMMVAGMLFSVLIALWFARGLVRPIRILQEGAQKVGSGELDQKIEVNTGDELESLANQFNSMTERLRESYSGMERKVDERTAELLLARDAADAANQAKSMFLASASHELRTPLNAIIGFSGILKKRMFGDLNAKQAEYVDDIYTSGSHLLSLINDLLDLAKVESGRIELDVKQFDLPSALENSITLVRERANRHGIVIDLAVDCNLGSFVGDERKLKQIILNLLSNAVKFTPDGGRINVKAGPVDGGVQISVSDTGVGIKPDDQQVIFGEFCQVGDDSHKREGTGLGLTLTKRLIELHGGKIQVESEAGKGSIFTFTLTEGPSCQAS, via the coding sequence ATGAAGTTACGAGGGTTCTTCACAAAGAAGACCAATGCCGCTCCGGAGTTTTACCGTGGCAGACTGTTCCGCAAGAACTTTCTGCTGATCCTTCTGCTGGTCTGCGGGACGCTGTTTGTATCTGGCGGAACCAGTGCCTATTTTTCCTATTTGGAGCACCAGTCAACCCTTGGAAGCTTACAGCATGAGAAAGCGCATGCCGCTGCATTAAGAATCGAACAGTTCGTTTTCCAGATTGAACAACAGCTCAGTTTTGTTGCGCTCCCTCAGTTAGGCAAGGGCGCAGCAGGCATTGAACAGCGGAGGTTCGAATTTCTCAAGCTGATGCGGCAAGTGCCGGCTGTGAGCGATATTTCACAGCTCGACACTAATGGCAGCGAATTGCTGAAGGTGTCCCGCCTGGATATGGATGCTATAGGCTCCTCAATAGACCGCTCGCAGGACCCGGCCTTCCTCGGAGCTAAACCGGGAATAGCCTGGTACGGACCGGTCTATTTCAGGAAGGAGACCGAGCCGTATATGACAATCGCTGTGCGATCCCGCATCGGAGAGGGCGCTGTGTCCATTATCGAAGTAAACCTGAAGTTCATCTGGGATGTGGTGACAAACATCCAGATCGGTAAAAAAGGCAAGGCGTATGTGGTCGATAGCACCGGAAACCTCATCGCTGACCCCGACATTGGGCTGGTGCTCGGAAAGACCAACCTGTCCCGGCTTGATCATGTGAAATCTGCGCTTGCCGGGCAGGATGCATCAAATGTGAAGGTGATAAAAACGCATGATCGCTCTGGTAAAAAGGTCTTTGCCTCATACGCCGACATCGAACCATTAGGCTGGAAGGTATTTGTCGAGCAGCCAGTAACCGAGGTTTACGATACACTTTACGCCGCTATTTGGCGAACTGGATTTATGATGGTTGCAGGGATGTTGTTCTCGGTGCTGATTGCTCTCTGGTTTGCACGCGGACTGGTGCGTCCAATTCGCATACTGCAGGAGGGAGCGCAAAAAGTTGGCTCAGGCGAGCTGGATCAGAAGATCGAAGTGAATACCGGTGACGAGCTCGAATCATTGGCAAACCAGTTCAACAGCATGACCGAACGGCTTCGCGAGTCTTATTCAGGCATGGAACGTAAGGTTGATGAACGAACTGCTGAACTCCTTCTTGCCCGTGATGCTGCCGATGCCGCCAATCAGGCCAAGAGCATGTTCCTTGCCAGTGCGAGTCACGAGTTACGTACGCCTTTGAATGCCATCATCGGGTTTTCAGGGATACTGAAGAAGCGCATGTTTGGTGACCTGAACGCAAAGCAGGCTGAATATGTTGATGATATCTATACCTCAGGCAGCCACCTTCTGTCTCTTATCAATGATCTTCTGGACCTCGCCAAAGTTGAGTCGGGGCGCATAGAACTTGATGTCAAACAGTTCGACCTGCCGTCTGCTTTGGAGAATTCGATTACACTGGTAAGGGAACGCGCCAACCGTCATGGCATTGTTATTGATCTTGCTGTTGACTGCAACCTCGGGTCTTTTGTGGGTGATGAGCGCAAACTAAAGCAAATCATACTTAATCTGCTCTCCAATGCAGTAAAATTTACTCCGGACGGCGGCCGAATCAATGTGAAGGCTGGCCCTGTTGATGGAGGAGTGCAGATATCCGTGAGTGACACCGGCGTAGGCATCAAACCTGATGACCAGCAGGTTATCTTCGGTGAGTTTTGCCAGGTGGGCGATGATTCGCACAAACGTGAAGGCACGGGGCTCGGCCTCACGCTGACAAAGAGACTTATTGAGCTGCACGGGGGTAAAATACAGGTGGAGAGCGAGGCTGGAAAGGGTTCAATCTTTACCTTTACCCTAACGGAGGGACCATCATGTCAGGCAAGCTGA
- a CDS encoding response regulator produces the protein MSGKLILIIEDNEKNMKLMRDLLQYEGYEILESDTAEEGLRLAGEYLPALILMDIGLPGISGFDALKRLRASSATASIPVIAVTASVMTQDHQKITEAGFDGYQRKPLEIDEFLEAVRGTIERFGDQRITE, from the coding sequence ATGTCAGGCAAGCTGATACTCATTATCGAGGACAATGAGAAGAACATGAAACTGATGAGGGATCTGCTTCAGTATGAGGGCTACGAGATCCTGGAGTCCGATACTGCAGAAGAGGGTCTTCGGTTGGCCGGCGAATATCTTCCCGCCCTTATTTTGATGGACATCGGGCTTCCTGGAATAAGCGGATTTGACGCGCTTAAGCGTCTCAGGGCATCTTCGGCTACAGCGTCCATTCCGGTGATTGCGGTTACCGCTTCGGTCATGACCCAGGACCATCAAAAGATCACCGAAGCAGGTTTTGACGGGTACCAGCGAAAGCCTCTTGAGATTGATGAGTTTCTTGAGGCTGTGCGTGGCACGATTGAGCGCTTCGGGGATCAAAGGATTACCGAATGA
- a CDS encoding response regulator produces MNNPAKILVVDDTPANVTLLADLLMYKGYEVVTATSGAEALEKVETGQPDLVLLDILMPGLNGYEVCRTLRKNPATEILPIVMVTSLDPAEERMNGLQAGADDFLAKPVDEQELLVRVRSLLRIKELYDTVQVQAVQLTEWNKTLEQRVQDQVEQLERIGRLKRFFSPQLAELIISGGADDPLKAHRREVTVVSLDLRGFTAFTELSEPEEVISVLNEYHIEMSKLILEYEGTLEHFVGDGMMIVFNDPVPLPNPTERAVRMASAMRKRMAALKDKWQKRGHNLDCGCGIAHGYATIGAIGFEGRKDYCVIGSVANMAARLCAEAKGGQVLINQKTLGKIEEIVEAESLDQLSLKGFSKPVAAFNIIKLKDQELSRIHNNAIAEKESI; encoded by the coding sequence ATGAATAATCCGGCTAAAATCCTGGTGGTTGACGATACTCCTGCAAACGTAACGCTGCTTGCCGATTTACTTATGTACAAAGGCTACGAGGTTGTGACCGCGACCTCAGGGGCTGAAGCATTGGAAAAAGTGGAGACCGGGCAGCCCGACCTTGTCCTGCTTGATATCCTTATGCCGGGGCTGAACGGATATGAGGTCTGCCGTACCCTTCGCAAAAACCCTGCTACAGAGATCCTGCCGATAGTGATGGTCACCTCTCTTGATCCGGCCGAGGAACGTATGAATGGACTGCAGGCGGGCGCTGACGATTTCCTTGCCAAGCCTGTTGACGAACAGGAATTGCTGGTACGTGTGCGCTCGCTGCTCAGGATAAAGGAACTTTATGATACGGTCCAGGTCCAGGCAGTCCAGCTAACTGAGTGGAACAAGACCCTGGAGCAGCGCGTCCAGGACCAGGTGGAGCAGCTTGAGCGCATAGGACGGTTGAAACGTTTTTTCTCTCCTCAATTAGCTGAGCTTATCATCTCAGGTGGTGCAGATGATCCCCTGAAGGCCCACCGAAGGGAGGTGACGGTTGTCTCTTTAGACCTGCGCGGGTTTACCGCCTTCACTGAACTGTCCGAGCCTGAGGAGGTGATCTCGGTGCTGAACGAGTATCATATTGAGATGTCCAAACTCATTCTTGAATATGAGGGCACTCTGGAGCACTTTGTCGGCGACGGCATGATGATCGTATTTAACGATCCGGTGCCTCTGCCAAATCCGACTGAGCGTGCTGTCCGGATGGCTTCAGCCATGCGTAAGCGTATGGCTGCACTGAAAGATAAATGGCAGAAGCGCGGTCACAACCTTGACTGCGGTTGTGGGATCGCCCATGGCTATGCCACTATCGGGGCGATCGGTTTTGAAGGCCGTAAGGATTACTGTGTCATCGGCTCTGTAGCGAATATGGCAGCCCGTCTCTGCGCTGAAGCCAAAGGTGGACAGGTCCTCATTAATCAAAAAACGTTAGGCAAAATCGAAGAAATCGTCGAAGCAGAATCACTGGATCAATTATCCCTTAAAGGGTTTTCCAAACCCGTTGCCGCTTTTAATATTATCAAGCTCAAGGATCAGGAATTGTCCCGGATCCATAACAATGCTATTGCCGAAAAGGAATCCATTTGA
- a CDS encoding Crp/Fnr family transcriptional regulator, protein NEVIIVQEDTSTDLYIILKGKVKVTLMSEEGEEYILTDLHVGDYFGEMSLIDGKPRCATVVAVEDSTFAVLKRERLIEALKRDPILALDLLSTLVHKLRKATEREERFAFLDVRQRLLKLFGELIREEGKKVEDGFFKIGKRTQKELAIRIGASREATSQILRTLASEKIIIEKDTYYLIAPSVYTEDFE, encoded by the coding sequence AAATGAAGTCATAATAGTGCAGGAAGATACCAGTACGGACCTCTATATAATTCTGAAGGGTAAGGTGAAAGTTACTCTTATGAGCGAGGAGGGAGAAGAGTATATCCTGACGGACCTGCATGTTGGTGACTATTTCGGCGAGATGAGCCTTATCGATGGAAAACCCCGTTGTGCAACGGTGGTTGCCGTGGAGGATTCGACGTTCGCTGTGTTAAAGCGGGAAAGGCTGATTGAAGCGTTAAAGCGGGACCCCATACTTGCGCTCGATCTGCTCTCGACCCTTGTGCATAAGCTGAGAAAGGCAACTGAACGGGAAGAACGCTTTGCATTTCTTGATGTGCGGCAGCGGTTATTAAAACTGTTTGGGGAACTGATAAGAGAAGAGGGCAAGAAGGTAGAAGACGGTTTCTTCAAAATAGGCAAGCGCACCCAAAAGGAACTGGCCATAAGAATAGGCGCTTCACGGGAGGCGACCTCGCAGATCCTAAGAACTCTTGCTTCCGAAAAGATAATTATAGAGAAGGACACGTATTACCTTATAGCACCTTCCGTATATACAGAAGACTTTGAGTAA
- a CDS encoding lipocalin-like domain-containing protein, whose protein sequence is MKRSIKEVAVVLLVIAVIVVGMLSGASEAGAGSVQGSWVLVSIYNDQDGKKTDVFGANPRGSLMLAPDGRFSLTFLRASLPKFASKARQKGTVEENQAVVQGSVAAIGTYTVTGDKDMTLNLHIEGSTFPNWDGQDQKRPVTVTGDDMKMINPTPSVGGGTNLVIWKRAK, encoded by the coding sequence ATGAAAAGGTCTATTAAGGAAGTAGCAGTCGTCTTATTGGTTATTGCAGTAATCGTTGTCGGTATGTTGTCTGGAGCATCGGAAGCTGGTGCTGGTTCAGTACAGGGAAGTTGGGTTCTCGTTTCAATCTATAACGATCAGGATGGCAAGAAAACTGATGTGTTCGGTGCCAATCCCAGAGGCTCCCTGATGTTGGCTCCTGATGGCCGGTTTTCACTGACCTTTTTGCGGGCAAGCCTTCCGAAATTCGCTTCCAAGGCCCGCCAGAAAGGAACCGTTGAGGAAAACCAGGCTGTTGTCCAGGGGTCCGTCGCCGCTATCGGAACATACACCGTGACGGGCGATAAGGATATGACGTTGAATCTGCACATAGAAGGAAGTACGTTCCCCAACTGGGACGGCCAGGATCAGAAGCGGCCCGTTACCGTTACCGGAGACGATATGAAGATGATAAACCCCACCCCTTCCGTTGGTGGCGGAACGAATTTAGTCATCTGGAAACGGGCCAAGTAG